One genomic segment of Burkholderia multivorans ATCC BAA-247 includes these proteins:
- a CDS encoding response regulator transcription factor: MRVLIVEDDPVHAQAAARVVASLGHEAVVAGDGEHAQQRLRAEPFDLVILDWLLPRMSGFEVLYWIRRTLGTTPAVLFVTSKSLDDDIVLAMDAGADDYIVKPFRVAEFASRVSALLMRSTRDAARTGAIRAGDYVLNPRERTILLRGEPIKLTPKEFDLVEFFFSNIGKLLSRKVVCISTWGRELDPDSRTLDTHIYRIRQKLELGPENGLRLSSVYTHGYRLEIVSSGRAHDSAAAHRPSLQPALARPLTPAGFECE; the protein is encoded by the coding sequence ATGCGTGTGCTGATAGTCGAAGATGATCCCGTCCATGCGCAGGCTGCGGCGCGCGTCGTCGCGTCGCTCGGCCACGAAGCGGTCGTGGCGGGCGACGGCGAGCACGCGCAGCAGCGGCTGCGCGCCGAGCCGTTCGACCTCGTGATTCTGGACTGGCTGCTGCCGAGGATGAGCGGCTTCGAAGTGCTGTACTGGATTCGCCGCACGCTCGGTACGACGCCTGCCGTGCTGTTCGTGACGAGCAAGTCACTCGACGACGACATCGTGCTCGCGATGGACGCCGGCGCCGACGACTACATCGTGAAGCCGTTTCGTGTCGCCGAATTCGCGAGCCGCGTGAGCGCGCTGCTGATGCGCTCGACGCGCGATGCGGCGCGAACCGGCGCGATCCGCGCCGGCGACTACGTGCTGAACCCGCGCGAGCGCACGATCCTGTTGCGCGGCGAGCCGATCAAGCTCACGCCGAAGGAATTCGATCTCGTCGAATTCTTCTTCAGCAACATCGGCAAGCTGCTGTCGCGCAAGGTCGTCTGTATCAGTACGTGGGGACGCGAACTCGATCCCGACTCGCGCACGCTCGATACGCACATCTACCGGATCCGGCAAAAGCTCGAACTCGGCCCTGAAAACGGCTTGCGGCTCAGTTCCGTCTACACGCACGGATATCGGCTCGAGATCGTATCGTCAGGCCGCGCACACGACAGTGCGGCCGCGCATCGGCCGAGCCTGCAGCCGGCGCTCGCGCGGCCGCTGACCCCGGCGGGATTCGAGTGTGAATGA